One Campylobacter sp. RM16192 genomic region harbors:
- a CDS encoding GGDEF domain-containing protein produces MSSTITKIIRDTISTIKERNLILTPDNYTEVFCEVAKKNGYVSPDCQKLEKYLSRLNEDLVDQLKQKRVKNIDELFAFMSAKLNSSNINELTRLIHSLVFMSKRILQAVTVLHNKEAKKLAELSIDTLSKKLDISSIDLIRDKWFEFLTDYDDLFIRRLGFYGVKSFDDLQAAVTELDNASIRSGDTIHLCQKIVHIIVCALAPSISESMNAEIAGFELSLKNDPKLLEADETQDNIQKLIKRRIELDRAEISSKVSVLNDVLEGINTRLLNMMSSSSTSGAKMQDIKKDLNSINLKEDGFESIRDKLIIIAESLGNETEQFSLQVSSDQKRIKELQDRISSLEGELAMVKAESKEDFLTKTATKRALMEELDRMEDKYRRYNIDYSLCFFDIDYFKKINDTYGHDAGDVIIASIGKILKKYSRKVDFVARYGGEEFVMLLPQSSLVDSVNFANKIRDIIENSKFMYKDERIDVTISCGVTIRSSNKSSSSTLEYADKMLYIAKQNGRNQVVPNMI; encoded by the coding sequence ATGTCATCAACAATTACTAAAATTATAAGAGATACTATTAGTACGATTAAAGAGAGAAATTTAATACTTACTCCTGATAACTACACAGAAGTTTTTTGTGAAGTAGCGAAAAAAAATGGCTATGTAAGTCCTGATTGCCAAAAGCTTGAAAAGTATCTTTCTAGGCTAAATGAAGATCTTGTAGATCAACTAAAACAAAAAAGAGTTAAAAATATAGACGAATTATTTGCATTTATGTCGGCTAAATTAAACTCATCAAATATAAATGAATTAACCAGGCTTATACACTCACTTGTTTTTATGAGTAAAAGAATACTTCAAGCAGTGACTGTTCTTCATAATAAAGAAGCTAAAAAATTAGCAGAATTAAGTATCGATACTCTTAGTAAAAAACTTGATATATCATCTATTGATCTAATTAGAGATAAGTGGTTTGAGTTTTTAACGGATTATGATGATCTATTTATTAGAAGACTTGGTTTTTATGGTGTTAAAAGTTTTGATGATTTACAAGCGGCTGTTACAGAACTTGATAATGCTTCTATAAGATCAGGTGACACTATTCATCTGTGTCAGAAGATAGTACATATTATAGTATGTGCTCTTGCCCCTTCTATATCTGAAAGCATGAATGCTGAAATTGCAGGTTTTGAACTTAGTTTAAAGAATGACCCTAAGCTACTAGAAGCTGACGAGACTCAGGACAATATACAAAAACTTATCAAAAGACGTATAGAACTTGACAGGGCTGAAATTTCAAGCAAAGTTTCTGTTTTAAATGATGTTCTTGAAGGCATAAATACAAGGCTTTTAAATATGATGAGTAGCTCTTCTACTAGTGGAGCTAAAATGCAAGATATTAAAAAAGATTTAAATTCCATCAATCTAAAAGAAGATGGTTTTGAGAGTATTAGAGATAAGCTTATTATCATAGCTGAATCTTTAGGCAATGAGACAGAGCAATTTTCTTTACAAGTAAGTAGCGATCAAAAAAGGATAAAAGAGCTTCAAGATAGAATTAGCAGTCTTGAGGGTGAATTGGCAATGGTTAAGGCTGAGAGCAAGGAGGATTTTTTAACAAAAACTGCCACAAAAAGAGCCTTGATGGAAGAGTTGGATCGAATGGAAGATAAATATAGGAGATACAATATCGACTATTCTTTATGCTTCTTTGATATAGATTATTTTAAAAAGATTAACGATACATATGGTCATGACGCAGGAGATGTTATAATAGCAAGTATTGGAAAGATATTAAAAAAATACTCAAGAAAAGTTGATTTCGTAGCAAGATATGGCGGAGAGGAGTTTGTAATGTTACTTCCTCAAAGTTCTTTAGTAGATAGTGTTAATTTTGCAAACAAAATTCGCGATATTATAGAAAATTCAAAATTTATGTATAAAGATGAGCGAATAGATGTTACTATAAGTTGTGGAGTAACCATAAGAAGCTCTAATAAAAGTTCATCCTCAACTCTTGAATATGCCGATAAGATGCTTTATATAGCTAAACAAAACGGTAGAAATCAAGTTGTGCCAAATATGATATGA
- a CDS encoding Mur ligase family protein, with product MKLDEFLSHKPFFYKEIDYTRMPRAWDSIKNNLKHFKIIHIIGTNGKGSTGRFLAQILRLSGKSVGHYTSPHIFEFSERFWLNGDVVGSQILESAHERLQTMLSDELKVKTSYFEYATLLAAVLFSECDYFVCECGMGGELDATNVFDKILSVFTPIGLDHTAVLGDTIEQISTTKFKAMQENSQAILNDEMNSISTHVAFLIAASKRVRVNFASEILEKDDIENIKKYAIKFSLPYFLISNLSLAVAASKRLINKIDITNLDELNLRGRCEKVAENIYVDVGHNELAALAIAQKFIGKKLVLIYNSFADKDYRSVLKTLKPIIKRVEIYQYESGERELATDEIRKTLNELNIEHRDFLANIDNLHENKDELYLAFGSFYLVEAFLRRFNASKNL from the coding sequence ATGAAGCTGGATGAATTTTTAAGCCACAAACCATTTTTTTACAAAGAGATTGATTATACTCGTATGCCAAGGGCTTGGGATAGTATAAAGAATAATTTAAAGCATTTTAAAATCATTCATATTATAGGTACTAACGGTAAAGGCTCAACCGGACGATTTTTAGCTCAAATTTTAAGATTAAGTGGTAAGAGCGTTGGGCACTATACAAGCCCTCATATATTTGAATTTAGTGAGAGATTTTGGCTAAATGGAGATGTTGTAGGTAGTCAAATTTTAGAGTCGGCTCATGAGCGTTTGCAAACTATGCTTAGCGATGAATTGAAAGTCAAAACTAGCTATTTTGAGTATGCTACCTTACTTGCGGCTGTGCTTTTTAGCGAATGCGACTATTTTGTTTGTGAATGCGGTATGGGCGGAGAGCTTGATGCTACAAACGTCTTTGATAAAATTTTAAGTGTTTTTACTCCGATTGGGCTTGATCATACTGCTGTTTTAGGAGACACAATAGAGCAAATTTCAACTACTAAATTTAAAGCTATGCAAGAAAATTCCCAAGCTATACTAAATGACGAGATGAATAGCATAAGTACTCATGTGGCATTTTTGATAGCAGCTTCTAAAAGAGTAAGAGTGAATTTTGCAAGTGAAATTTTAGAGAAAGATGATATAGAAAACATCAAAAAATACGCTATTAAATTTTCGCTTCCATATTTTTTGATATCAAATTTATCTCTTGCAGTCGCAGCCTCAAAAAGACTTATTAATAAGATTGATATAACAAATTTAGACGAGCTGAATCTGCGCGGAAGATGCGAAAAAGTAGCTGAAAATATATATGTGGATGTTGGTCATAACGAGCTTGCCGCACTAGCCATAGCTCAAAAATTTATCGGCAAAAAGCTTGTTTTGATATATAACTCTTTTGCCGATAAGGACTATAGATCGGTATTAAAGACTCTTAAACCCATAATAAAAAGAGTTGAAATTTATCAATATGAGAGCGGCGAACGTGAGCTAGCTACCGATGAAATCAGAAAAACTCTTAATGAGTTAAATATAGAGCATAGAGATTTTTTAGCAAATATTGACAATTTACACGAAAATAAAGATGAGTTATATCTGGCTTTCGGCTCTTTTTATCTTGTCGAAGCTTTTTTAAGGCGTTTTAATGCAAGCAAAAATTTATGA
- the mfd gene encoding transcription-repair coupling factor has translation MQAKIYEYFLNPSEIELLVCEDDKEALMIENALNFTDIKAFRLPDFRANFGDDLRSFSSELFEISSVLSKFYEFNKKKVLISPILTILNKLPGKKHLQKRILNFADTLNQQEFADELIRFGYEPVDIVESEGEFCIRGEIVDIFCVGSEEPCRILLFDQEIESIRHYSPQTQISNKTELDSVEILPFIAGLSKSEFESVSQKIENLQSDVLIGSLNSLGFWAIDDFIDYVSEFKTALVKKFDFELFERDTSKLQNLPILPEAKKYKELFVTPNKDFFDLNSNKNIKVLARNEGLFNALNLSEYKNVNFIKSEAVLNLTSANEIIISLNKFEKKKRAKRASIVIDELKINDYVVHEEYGIGRFLGLEKITVLGATREFVVIAYQNEDKLLLPVEHLNLIDRYIAQNGSIAVLDRLGKASFAKIKEKVRQKLFVIASKIINLAAQRELIRGEIIKKDDMEYLTFLQNAGFEYTKDQERAVNDISSDLASGKVMDRLLSGDVGFGKTEVAMNAIFKCVKSGFQALFFVPTTLLSAQHYKSLKERFSKFDIKVFRLDRFTSTKEKSVLTKALNDGEPCICVGTHSLLSMKASNLGLIIIDEEHKFGVKQKEKLKEISSASHILSMSATPIPRSLNMALSKVKTYSVLQTPPSSRLDVRTSVREWDEKALKEAILRELRRGGQVFYIHNHIATMEQTKKELKSILSNLRILTLHSKIDAKTTEDEMMKFERGEYDLLLCTSIVESGIHLPNVNTIIVESANKFGMADLHQLRGRVGRSDKQAYCYFLVEDKNELTPEALKRLVALESNSFLGSGAVLAYHDLEIRGGGNLIGEAQSGHIEAIGYSLYIKMLEEEINNLLNNESFKSKKVDLKLSINAFLNPEFISEDRLRLELYRRLSKCEDVSGVYEIESELEDRFGKIDRYTKQFLELIIIKILAAKSDFKLISNSGQNIVLTNLKDEKTVLKSKSRDDDDIIEEILVFLRKIK, from the coding sequence ATGCAAGCAAAAATTTATGAGTATTTTTTAAATCCAAGTGAGATAGAGCTTCTTGTATGTGAGGATGACAAAGAAGCTTTAATGATAGAGAACGCTTTAAATTTCACCGATATAAAGGCCTTTAGATTGCCTGATTTTAGGGCGAATTTTGGAGATGATCTTCGCTCTTTTAGTAGTGAACTTTTTGAAATATCTTCGGTTTTGTCTAAATTTTATGAATTTAACAAGAAAAAAGTTTTAATAAGTCCGATTTTAACTATATTAAATAAATTGCCCGGTAAAAAACATCTTCAAAAACGTATATTAAATTTTGCCGACACTTTAAATCAGCAAGAATTTGCAGACGAGCTTATACGATTTGGATATGAGCCTGTAGATATCGTGGAGAGCGAAGGAGAGTTTTGCATAAGAGGCGAAATAGTAGATATTTTTTGCGTTGGTAGTGAGGAGCCCTGTAGAATTTTACTTTTTGATCAAGAGATTGAAAGCATACGCCACTATTCGCCTCAAACTCAAATTTCAAACAAAACAGAGCTTGATAGTGTTGAAATTTTGCCGTTTATAGCAGGACTTAGCAAGAGTGAATTCGAAAGCGTGAGCCAAAAAATAGAGAATTTGCAATCCGATGTATTGATAGGCAGTCTAAATTCTCTCGGATTTTGGGCGATAGATGATTTTATTGATTATGTAAGCGAATTTAAAACGGCTTTAGTTAAAAAATTTGATTTTGAACTTTTTGAAAGAGACACATCAAAGCTTCAAAATTTGCCTATTTTACCGGAAGCAAAAAAATATAAAGAGCTTTTTGTAACTCCGAATAAAGATTTTTTTGATCTAAATTCTAATAAAAATATTAAGGTTTTAGCGCGCAATGAAGGGCTTTTTAACGCTTTAAATTTAAGCGAATACAAAAATGTAAATTTTATAAAAAGTGAGGCGGTTTTAAATTTAACATCTGCCAATGAAATTATTATTTCACTTAATAAATTTGAGAAAAAAAAGCGTGCCAAACGTGCAAGTATCGTAATAGACGAATTAAAGATAAATGATTATGTAGTTCATGAAGAGTATGGAATAGGTAGATTTCTAGGACTTGAAAAGATCACTGTTTTAGGCGCTACAAGGGAATTTGTAGTCATAGCCTATCAAAATGAGGATAAGCTTCTTTTGCCTGTGGAGCATTTAAATCTTATAGATAGATATATAGCGCAAAATGGCTCAATTGCGGTACTTGACAGGCTTGGTAAGGCTAGTTTCGCAAAGATCAAAGAAAAAGTTCGTCAAAAATTATTTGTAATCGCATCAAAGATCATAAATTTAGCCGCCCAAAGAGAGTTAATACGTGGTGAAATCATTAAAAAAGATGATATGGAGTATCTTACTTTTTTGCAAAATGCCGGTTTTGAATATACAAAGGATCAAGAGCGCGCCGTAAACGATATCTCAAGCGATCTTGCAAGCGGAAAAGTTATGGATAGACTCTTAAGTGGCGATGTGGGATTTGGCAAAACAGAAGTTGCCATGAATGCTATATTTAAATGCGTAAAATCAGGCTTTCAAGCTTTATTTTTCGTTCCTACGACTTTGCTCTCAGCCCAGCATTACAAGAGCCTAAAAGAGCGATTTAGTAAATTTGACATCAAAGTTTTTAGGCTTGATCGCTTTACTTCTACAAAAGAAAAATCGGTTTTAACAAAGGCTTTAAATGATGGAGAGCCTTGCATATGTGTAGGAACCCACTCGCTTTTAAGCATGAAAGCTTCAAATTTGGGACTTATCATAATAGATGAGGAGCATAAATTCGGCGTCAAGCAAAAAGAGAAGCTAAAGGAAATTTCAAGCGCTTCTCATATCTTGTCAATGAGCGCAACGCCGATTCCAAGAAGCCTAAATATGGCGCTTAGTAAGGTAAAGACCTATTCGGTTTTGCAAACTCCTCCTAGCTCAAGGCTGGATGTCAGAACAAGTGTAAGAGAGTGGGATGAAAAAGCTCTTAAAGAAGCGATTTTAAGGGAGCTTAGAAGGGGCGGACAGGTATTTTATATTCATAATCATATAGCTACTATGGAGCAGACTAAAAAGGAGCTAAAATCCATTCTTTCAAATTTGAGAATTTTGACTCTTCACTCCAAGATAGATGCTAAGACTACCGAAGATGAGATGATGAAATTTGAAAGAGGCGAATACGATCTACTCTTATGCACAAGTATCGTAGAAAGCGGAATACATCTTCCAAATGTAAATACTATTATAGTAGAAAGTGCTAATAAATTCGGTATGGCAGACCTTCATCAGTTAAGAGGTAGAGTTGGAAGAAGTGATAAGCAGGCGTATTGCTACTTCTTGGTCGAGGATAAAAATGAGCTTACACCAGAAGCCTTAAAGCGGCTTGTAGCGCTTGAGAGCAACTCGTTTTTGGGCTCTGGTGCAGTTCTTGCCTATCATGATTTGGAGATTAGAGGTGGTGGAAATCTCATAGGTGAGGCTCAAAGTGGTCACATTGAAGCCATAGGATATTCGCTATATATTAAGATGCTTGAAGAGGAGATAAATAATCTTTTAAACAACGAAAGCTTTAAAAGTAAAAAAGTTGATCTAAAACTTAGTATAAATGCCTTTTTAAATCCTGAATTTATAAGTGAAGACAGGCTTAGACTGGAGCTCTATCGCCGCCTTAGCAAGTGCGAGGATGTAAGTGGAGTTTATGAGATAGAGAGTGAGCTTGAGGATAGATTTGGTAAAATTGATAGATATACAAAGCAGTTTTTGGAGTTAATTATTATTAAAATTTTAGCAGCAAAATCTGATTTTAAATTGATTTCAAACAGCGGCCAAAATATAGTTTTGACAAATTTAAAAGATGAGAAAACTGTGCTTAAATCAAAGAGCAGAGATGATGACGATATAATCGAGGAAATTTTAGTGTTTTTAAGAAAGATTAAGTGA
- a CDS encoding ATP-binding protein: MIDWNLTYAAVFRRKNGSLRAVEDVDFVNIDELIGIDIQKEQLVNNTRNFIENNSANHAILWGARGCGKSSLVKAVFTKFHNESLRLIELRSDELEFIVDIIDEVRRTNYKFIIYCDDLSFEAGDTNYKFLKPILEGSIEKAPKNVLIYATSNRRHLISELKSDNEGTSVTSDEIHYAESVDEKISLSDRFGLWISFYQGSFTEYLKIVDFYFKDYTGDRQMLHELAKNYSALRASRSGRTAKQFYLSYKEKLL, encoded by the coding sequence ATGATTGATTGGAACTTAACCTATGCAGCTGTTTTTAGACGCAAAAATGGTAGCTTAAGAGCTGTAGAGGATGTGGATTTTGTGAATATAGATGAGCTTATAGGCATTGATATACAAAAAGAACAGCTTGTTAATAATACAAGAAATTTTATTGAAAATAATAGTGCTAATCATGCGATTTTGTGGGGTGCAAGAGGGTGCGGCAAGAGCAGCTTGGTAAAGGCTGTTTTTACTAAATTTCATAACGAGAGCTTAAGACTCATAGAGCTTAGAAGCGATGAACTTGAATTTATCGTTGATATCATCGATGAGGTTAGAAGAACGAATTACAAATTCATCATCTACTGCGATGATCTAAGCTTTGAAGCGGGAGATACGAACTATAAATTTTTAAAGCCGATTTTAGAAGGCTCGATAGAAAAAGCCCCTAAAAACGTACTTATCTACGCCACTTCAAACCGCCGACATCTAATCAGCGAGCTAAAAAGCGACAACGAAGGCACAAGCGTAACTAGCGACGAGATCCACTATGCAGAAAGTGTGGATGAGAAAATTTCGCTATCTGATCGCTTCGGTCTTTGGATAAGTTTCTATCAGGGAAGCTTTACCGAGTATCTTAAGATCGTGGATTTTTATTTTAAAGACTACACGGGCGATAGGCAGATGCTTCACGAGCTTGCTAAAAACTACTCTGCGCTTAGAGCGAGCAGATCAGGCCGAACCGCAAAGCAGTTTTATCTATCTTATAAAGAGAAGCTTTTGTGA
- a CDS encoding TIGR00282 family metallophosphoesterase, with protein sequence MRAGFIGDIVGRAGRKIVSENVKKMRDKFGLDFVIANCENASGGFGLSAQNAAELLECGIDAITGGNHSFDKKEIGSLMDSLPIIRPYNHFAGTAGKGVINLKRGEVSLSVINLMGHYAMPHTNNAFLEVQNALKECESQNVLIDFHAEATSEKNAIFGYLNGQVSAIFGTHTHVGTDDLQILNHTAYASDVGLSGAFDGVIGMDKEAPIKTFLTGFKHSFKVNERCRRIFQMIVFECEEGRCIDAFKVRVIDGIDEMQVQNALKFDK encoded by the coding sequence GTGAGAGCGGGATTTATAGGTGATATCGTAGGGCGAGCCGGTCGTAAGATCGTCTCTGAAAACGTTAAAAAGATGCGGGATAAATTTGGGCTTGATTTCGTCATTGCAAACTGTGAAAATGCAAGTGGAGGCTTTGGACTAAGCGCTCAAAACGCAGCCGAGCTGCTAGAGTGCGGTATAGACGCTATAACCGGTGGCAATCACAGCTTTGATAAAAAAGAGATCGGCTCGCTTATGGATAGCTTGCCGATCATTCGTCCGTATAATCACTTCGCAGGAACTGCTGGCAAAGGCGTGATAAATTTAAAAAGAGGCGAAGTAAGCTTGAGTGTCATAAATTTGATGGGTCATTACGCTATGCCTCATACAAATAACGCCTTTTTAGAGGTGCAAAACGCGCTAAAGGAGTGCGAGAGCCAAAACGTGCTCATTGATTTTCACGCGGAAGCCACGAGCGAGAAAAACGCGATATTTGGCTATCTAAACGGACAGGTTAGCGCGATATTTGGCACGCATACTCACGTTGGCACTGATGATTTGCAAATTTTAAATCATACCGCTTATGCAAGCGATGTGGGTTTAAGCGGAGCCTTTGACGGAGTTATCGGTATGGACAAAGAAGCGCCTATTAAGACGTTTTTAACGGGCTTTAAGCACTCTTTTAAGGTAAATGAAAGGTGCAGGCGGATATTTCAGATGATAGTTTTTGAGTGCGAAGAGGGCAGGTGTATAGACGCTTTTAAAGTTAGAGTCATAGACGGCATAGATGAGATGCAGGTGCAAAACGCACTTAAATTTGATAAGTAG
- a CDS encoding 3-methyladenine DNA glycosylase yields MRSEELLITFLNAGIKADLQDELWWPNSRSFEVIVGAILVQNTAWKNAQKALDNLKNSGNLTLERLANLDTVSIAVMIKPSGFYNTKAKRLSSLCKAIYEEFGSFESFKQDVSREWLLGIRGIGAETCDAILCYACEREVMCVDSYALRILAHFGYEFESYEEAREWFEDIDTSAVCKAYGRELSLSQIFARYHGKIVEFGKAHLNSKRFDEAGEEILKYIK; encoded by the coding sequence TTGAGAAGCGAAGAACTATTAATAACGTTTTTAAACGCTGGAATTAAAGCGGATTTACAAGATGAGCTTTGGTGGCCAAATTCGCGTAGCTTTGAAGTGATTGTCGGAGCGATTTTGGTGCAAAATACGGCATGGAAAAACGCTCAAAAAGCGCTTGATAATCTAAAAAATAGCGGAAATTTAACTCTTGAACGTTTAGCGAATTTAGACACGGTAAGCATTGCTGTTATGATTAAACCAAGCGGCTTTTACAACACTAAAGCAAAGAGATTAAGTTCGCTTTGCAAGGCGATATACGAGGAATTTGGCAGCTTTGAGAGCTTTAAGCAAGATGTTAGCAGAGAGTGGCTTCTTGGCATTAGAGGCATAGGTGCCGAGACTTGCGACGCGATACTTTGCTATGCTTGTGAGCGCGAAGTGATGTGCGTGGATAGCTACGCGCTTAGGATTTTGGCTCATTTCGGATATGAATTTGAAAGCTACGAAGAGGCGCGCGAGTGGTTTGAAGATATCGATACAAGCGCGGTTTGTAAAGCTTATGGCAGAGAGCTTAGCCTGAGTCAAATTTTTGCTCGCTATCACGGCAAGATAGTTGAGTTTGGCAAAGCTCATTTGAATAGCAAAAGATTTGACGAGGCTGGTGAGGAAATACTAAAATACATAAAATAG
- a CDS encoding DegT/DnrJ/EryC1/StrS family aminotransferase, whose translation MKVNFINLQAQYQKYKIEIDEQIKEVLDSSVYIGGKVGELEENLAKFSGAKHAIACSSGTDALLLAFMALDIKPGDEIITTPFTFIATAEMIAFLGAKPVFVDIDERTYNIDPNLIEAKVTSKTKAIVPVSLFGQVADMTAINAIAQKHGIAVIEDAAQSFGASQNGIKSCNLSHIATTSFFPAKPLGCYGDGGAIFTNDDALNEKMRILLNHGQSKRYIHKYVGINGRLDAIQAGILNVKLKYLDAEIAKRQEIANKYFDELNGVVVPCIAEGNVSAWAQYCIRVKDRAKMLEICEQKGVPIGVYYPVPLHLQEVFMGLGYKPGDFVVSETVAKDIMALPMSAFVTEEEQDYVIEVINNA comes from the coding sequence ATGAAAGTAAATTTTATAAATTTACAGGCTCAGTATCAAAAATACAAAATTGAGATTGACGAGCAAATAAAAGAAGTATTGGATAGTTCGGTTTATATTGGTGGCAAGGTTGGAGAGCTGGAAGAAAATTTAGCCAAATTTAGCGGTGCTAAACATGCAATTGCTTGCAGTAGCGGCACCGACGCGCTTTTACTTGCATTTATGGCACTTGATATAAAGCCAGGTGATGAGATTATTACCACACCTTTTACTTTTATCGCGACAGCTGAGATGATAGCTTTTTTAGGCGCAAAGCCAGTATTTGTCGATATTGACGAGAGAACGTATAACATAGATCCAAATTTAATTGAGGCAAAGGTTACGTCAAAAACCAAAGCTATAGTGCCTGTTTCTCTTTTTGGGCAAGTGGCTGATATGACAGCAATAAATGCAATCGCACAAAAGCATGGCATAGCTGTTATTGAGGACGCTGCACAAAGCTTTGGTGCGAGTCAAAACGGTATAAAATCTTGTAATTTGTCTCATATAGCTACGACCTCTTTTTTTCCGGCTAAGCCACTTGGTTGCTATGGTGACGGTGGTGCGATATTTACTAATGACGACGCCCTAAACGAAAAGATGCGCATACTATTAAATCATGGACAATCAAAACGATATATTCATAAATACGTCGGCATAAACGGCAGACTCGATGCTATTCAAGCTGGCATTTTAAATGTCAAGCTAAAATACCTTGATGCTGAAATTGCAAAACGTCAAGAGATTGCCAATAAATACTTTGACGAGTTAAATGGTGTTGTGGTGCCTTGCATTGCAGAAGGTAATGTTTCGGCATGGGCACAGTACTGTATCCGTGTGAAAGATAGAGCGAAGATGCTAGAGATCTGTGAGCAAAAAGGCGTACCAATAGGGGTTTATTATCCCGTACCATTACATTTGCAGGAAGTCTTTATGGGTCTTGGATATAAACCTGGTGACTTTGTCGTGAGCGAGACAGTGGCGAAAGATATAATGGCATTGCCGATGTCAGCATTCGTTACTGAAGAAGAGCAGGACTATGTCATAGAGGTTATTAATAATGCTTAA
- a CDS encoding Gfo/Idh/MocA family protein: MLKFAIVGLGVMGKNHYRAIKNVAGVKIVSLCDPFIKENFAHKIYSDLDEMLISENLDAAIIATPTSLHKEAALKCMEKGLNLLIEKPVCSNVNDAKILLMEAIERNIKVAVGYIERFNPAIVALKKELENEEIYSIQVTRNAPFPQRIADVGILTDLAVHDIDLIRFISGKEIKSADIKSSRKIHDKFEDNAVLSFELDGDIMALITTSWLSYRRKRTVEVTCKGVVYEADLLNQSLVKFSEFNMNSYKTQNIFVKRTDSLTSEIEDFLCLLNSEQSTGADVNDSLKTLKIIESMGQI; this comes from the coding sequence ATGCTTAAATTTGCTATTGTTGGTCTCGGTGTGATGGGTAAAAATCACTACCGCGCCATAAAAAATGTTGCAGGTGTGAAAATAGTCTCTCTTTGCGATCCTTTTATTAAGGAAAATTTTGCACATAAAATTTATTCTGATCTTGATGAGATGCTAATAAGCGAAAATTTAGACGCAGCTATCATTGCCACCCCAACTTCTTTGCACAAAGAGGCTGCGTTAAAATGCATGGAAAAGGGTTTGAATTTACTCATAGAAAAACCAGTTTGCTCAAACGTCAATGACGCTAAAATTTTACTTATGGAGGCTATTGAGCGAAACATAAAAGTAGCTGTTGGGTACATTGAACGCTTTAATCCAGCGATTGTGGCGCTAAAAAAAGAGCTTGAAAACGAGGAAATTTATAGTATTCAAGTAACTAGAAATGCTCCATTTCCACAGCGCATTGCAGACGTAGGCATACTAACAGATCTGGCCGTACATGATATTGATCTTATTAGATTTATAAGTGGTAAAGAGATAAAAAGTGCCGATATAAAGAGTTCTCGCAAAATCCATGATAAGTTTGAAGATAACGCGGTTTTGTCGTTTGAGCTAGATGGAGATATAATGGCTCTAATCACTACCAGTTGGCTTTCATATAGGCGAAAAAGAACGGTCGAGGTTACATGTAAAGGGGTTGTTTATGAGGCTGATTTACTAAATCAGAGCCTCGTAAAATTTAGTGAATTTAATATGAACTCTTATAAAACACAAAACATCTTTGTCAAAAGAACTGACTCGCTAACAAGCGAGATAGAAGACTTTTTGTGCTTATTGAATAGCGAACAAAGTACTGGAGCAGATGTGAATGATAGCCTAAAAACACTAAAAATTATAGAGAGTATGGGGCAAATTTGA
- the cysK gene encoding cysteine synthase A has protein sequence MIYENIIQTIGKTPVVKLNSLKQPGVAEIYAKLEFFNPGGSVKDRIAVNMILEMQKDGALKNGDIIVEPTSGNTGIGIAMTASALGYEVVLTMPETMSIERRKILAAYGARLVLTEGTKGMKGAIEKANELAKQPGYMMLSQFENAYNPQAHVKTTAVEIMSDFKQLDAFVAGVGTGGTLSGVSKVLKENGYNTQIIAVEPKDSAVISGNTAGAHKIQGIGAGFIPDTLDTSLIDTIELVSNEEAFEVARVLAKSEGILLGISGGAALAVAIRTAKRLGEGKKVLFIAPDNGERYLSTPLYEA, from the coding sequence ATGATATACGAAAATATAATTCAAACGATCGGAAAGACGCCGGTAGTAAAATTAAACAGCCTAAAACAACCAGGCGTGGCTGAAATTTACGCTAAGCTTGAGTTTTTTAACCCCGGCGGTTCGGTTAAGGATAGGATCGCTGTAAACATGATCCTTGAGATGCAAAAAGACGGTGCGTTGAAAAATGGTGATATCATAGTAGAGCCCACAAGCGGAAACACGGGCATCGGCATAGCCATGACGGCAAGCGCGCTTGGGTATGAGGTCGTGCTAACCATGCCTGAAACTATGAGTATAGAAAGGCGTAAAATTTTAGCCGCTTATGGGGCTAGACTTGTGCTAACCGAGGGCACAAAGGGTATGAAAGGCGCCATCGAAAAGGCAAATGAGCTTGCAAAGCAGCCAGGATATATGATGCTAAGTCAGTTCGAAAACGCCTATAACCCGCAAGCTCACGTAAAGACTACCGCAGTTGAGATAATGAGTGATTTTAAGCAGCTTGACGCTTTTGTAGCCGGTGTCGGCACGGGCGGGACGCTAAGCGGCGTTTCTAAGGTGCTTAAAGAAAATGGCTACAACACACAGATAATCGCAGTTGAGCCAAAGGATTCCGCCGTGATTTCCGGAAATACGGCAGGCGCACATAAAATTCAAGGCATAGGAGCGGGATTTATCCCTGATACACTTGATACCTCTTTAATCGACACAATAGAGCTAGTTAGTAATGAAGAGGCTTTTGAGGTGGCTAGGGTCTTGGCAAAAAGCGAGGGAATTTTGCTTGGGATCTCCGGAGGTGCCGCTCTTGCAGTAGCTATCCGCACGGCAAAAAGACTAGGCGAGGGCAAAAAGGTGCTTTTTATCGCACCTGATAATGGTGAGAGATATTTAAGCACGCCACTTTACGAGGCTTAA